The genomic stretch gctggataggaagtggagcagctgggtcttgaaccggcgcccatatgggatgctggtgcttcaggccagggcattaactccctgcgccacagcaccggcccctaaactcatattttaaattcatttatccacaaactttttgaagggccCTTGTATTTGCTGAAGAAGGGTTTCAAAAACTCATTACCTCTAGGACTGGTCTAACAAGATCATTAACAAGTCTCTTACCTTTCCAAAACAGACACTGCACATTGGTTACAAAGGGGGAGGCAGGGCTCTGAGGCGGAAGCATCAGAGTTGAATTTGAGCATAGATGATGGAACACACATTCTACCTTTCAGAACAGCAGAATCTATTTCAAAGAAAATGCCCAGCCATCACAAAGTGCTGTGTCCCTCTCACTAGTCTCAGTAGGTATTAACTGTACATGCTGTATAGCGCCCGGGGAGCTGTCTTGCAGCCGACAGGCATGCACATCTTTCTTTCACTTACTTGGGCAGGTAATTATATGCTTAAATTCACCAGATGACTCTACTTTAGAATAAGTTAACAGGTCATTCGTAGATCAGGTCCAGAAAAAGGAAATCATATATTTCAAAAACTAGTTTATCAAACTGGGACATTTATGATGGATCAGTACTTTTTTTCTAAGAGGGatggcagtgggtaaagccaatgcatgtgacactggcatcccacgtggacgcTGGTTCacacattccagctgctccacttccgatccagctcccttctagtgtGCCTGggtacttaagcccctgcacccacgtgggagacccagaggaagctcctggctttagcctggcccagccctggctgttcctgcCATTTGGATGGTAGATctatttctcctcttcctctataactctgcctttcaaataaataaataaatctttaaaaaaaaaaaaaacaataaacccCGAGATCACAAAAGCATAATCATAATACACTCCCAACTTTGTGGAGGAAAATACAGATATATCAGAACATTTGTGGAAAACACAAATTACCCTTTCCACTacctttttccataaacttttggaaataccctcaaacacacaattttttaaaaaatggaacaagTATTCACTGGGTCTTCACTGGGTAAGTGGGCTAACAAATCAGTTTTACTCTTCCAGATTTTTCTAGCACTTTATAAACCCAGTCCGGACAGCTGCCTGTACTGGTCACCCGGGTCCCTGGGACACAACAGGGGATCTACACACACTGAGGAATAGGAAGGGAATGGGCCCCACCCTCCGAGTGAGCTTCCACTTCTCCACAACCAAGAACCTACCCTTCCTTCAACTCCTGACCCAAATGCCACCCTTTCAGAAGTTCTTTTCAGGTCAATCCGGCAACTTAATCCTCCTCCTAACGTTCTGTACTGCTCATCCGGCATTCTTGCCCTGCCTTGTACCGCACCGCAGGGCTCGGCAGGCAGTGGATGTCCCACTGCTGTTTAATCATGGAGTTCACCAGGCCCGTGAAGACGGTTTGCTGGGTTTAACTATTCGCTTGTGAATCTTCCCTCCATTGTACGTGTGGTACCCAACCTGGACAGACTGGCTTTTCACAGTACACCACTCCCAAGTGCTTTGCCTGTTCAAAGACTactactttgatttttagaatagCAAATCCTATTGTCATATATTACCAACTATGACCAGGCACTATTCTAAGCTGTTTACATATATCAACTCTCAATCCTCACAACAGCACCGTGAGCTAGGTACTATTAATATCTCCATTGTTCAGATGAGGAATCTGGGATATGGGCAAAGTCAATAATGAGCCCAAGGTCACAGCTAGGGAAGTAGCAGAACTGGGgtggaacccagggtgcaggtccAGCGTGCCTGCTACAGCGatggaaggcaggagggaggcaaTCTGGTAATGCGTTGTAGCCCATCACCCGGTGCCTCCCTACCAAATACCTTGTCTGCAGGAGCTCGGAGGGTGGAACGGGAGCCAGGGAACACAGTGGCACAATCTGGCAAAGgctttatattttatagaaaaaaaaaaaacaacaacacctaTATGTAGGGGAAAAAGTACCAAACAGGAATGTGGAGGTCTCTCTTGGCGTCATCTGAACTCTCTAATTACAACCAAGGCGTTTCTCACTGTGTGAATCAGACCCTCAAAGATCCTGCTCTCCTGTTTGGCTTTAGCCATACACATCCCTGGGGTTTCATACCCCAGGCTTATTGTTCAACTTCTAATGAAACTTCCCCAGCTGCCGCCCAGAACCTACCACAGGTGCAGATACCAGGAGAAAATTCAATTTTACAATTTTGTTTGCCTTCAGagaggcaaacaaaaatgatgggGAGGGGATCCATCGTAAGTCATCCTCTAAAAATGGATGAACCAGAACAGTCGCGTCCATGCGTGTGAGGCCACCCTCAAGGTTACTTCCACCACAGCACTGCGTTCAGTCTGTTAATTCACCAAAATTCTGCTTAACCAGACCGCGAGAGGCCATTATCACCCATACCATCTCCCAGTTAATTTCTTTACTTTGTGCTAAATATTTCCCAAAACTtggaaccaggggccaggaatttaaTCCTTTGTATGTGATAACAAAGTATACAAACCATCAAAGCAGGCAGCCTTGTACCCTACAACAAGCCCTTCAAAATTTCCTCCATCTCACCTTCCACGCGGCCTGTCTTCATTGTAATGATCTCCCCAAGGAGCCCAGATAAAAAGCCAGGCTCTCAAAGGTCACATCCCTTtgctgcaggagctggggtgaGATCGCACAATTCTGCCATATGTTTGCTGCAGATAAGGCCGGGGGGGACCGAGCTGGATTTAAGATGCAGAAGTAAGGAAGATGCATAAAATGGCCACTTTTGGAGAACCCGAGACAGACAGGGCACACACTTAACCCATCACAAGCGTGGAGCCGGGAGAATCATTAGTAAGGGCAGGCTGATGAAGCAGATCACGCAATAAATAGATGTATAAAGTTCTCCAGAGTGAGAGACGATCAAGAATAATTTAAACCTCACTCAAAGAATGCTCAGTGaccatgataaaaataaaaaatacaataaaataaaataaccctaCCCAAGTATTACACTTCGTGTGATATTTATTATTCGGCGGAAACGGCGGTCTTTGTTTCTCCGCAGTCGGGATctgccccagcccggcccagcccagcccagcccctgccagcacCGCAGCGATCCTGGCGGGAGCCGCAGAGGCCCCGAGCAGCGGAGATAACGGTAGCCGGCGGAGGCCGCGCCTGCCCACCCCTCGCCACCCCGGGTCGGGCTCCTTCCTCCGGCCCCGGTGCCCAGGCAGGCCCGGCCGGGGGCCTcccgccttcccgggccgcatCCGCCCGCCAGGGGCCCACAAAAGCCCCCCGCCAACGCCGGCACTCCGCAGCCCCCATTCCAGTGGGCTCCCAGGGGCTCGGGGCGTGACCCCCCAGCTGCAGCGCGGCGAGCGGGGGCACCGCGGCGAGCCCTCACACAATAAAGGGATCCCGAGGCGGCCGCCGACCCTCCCCCCGGCCGCCCGGCGGCAGCGCGCCCCCGCCACATTTCCCGCCGCGGCGGCCCGCGGACGCCCCCACGCCCCTCGGGCCCTGCCGCCCCGGCGCCCGCGAAGGCCCGCCCTCCCCGGAGCCCCCAGCCCGCCGTCCCCCAAAGCTCCGGCGCCCGTCCGCCCAGCCCTCGGCGAGCCCCTCTCCCACGCCCGGGGGGCCAGGCCCGGCCTAGCCCACCACCCAGCCGCCCTCCCCGGCCGGCGCCCCCACACACCGGGGTCCCACACCGGGACGCTCGCCTGGGCTGCGGACTCCCACACGCCGAGGACCCCCGGAAATACCCCCCAGGGGTCGCCCTGCCGCACTCGCGGGCCCTGAGCCCCTCAGGGGGTTTCACTCAAGGACCTCATTCCCCGCCCCTGCAGGGGTCTCTCCGTCTCCACCCACTGGGGGTCCCGTtatctcctccccccacccccacccccggccccggccccggcccaggTTCCAGCTCGCACGAACCTGAGGTCCCCGCAGCACAAACCCTCCAGCCCAgaccccctctgcctgcctcagccCCCGCTTCAGCTCCGCGCCTGCCCTCCAAGGCCACCCGGTCCCGCCAGCCCGGGAGCCTCTCCACCCTCCAAGAGCCGTCCCTCCGCCCCGGGCCGCCGCACTCGGACCCTGGCTGCCGCACCTCTCACCTTCAGCCGAAGATGGTGGCGCCGGCGCACGTCCCCAGCAGCGACCACAGATCCGGCGCCTCAGTCCCAAACCCACCGCTGCCTCCGCCGGGCTCCTTTAGCACTGCCGCTCGGGGCTgccccacccactcccaccctcaTTGGGCCAGCTCCACGCCCATCACCGCCGCCCCCAGACCCACTGGTCCGTTTGCGCGCCCATCTCCAAGGGAAGACGTTAGCAACCCGAGCGAAGCTACCTTCCCGACtaggctccccccacccacctgGGATGGTGCTCATTGGCTCCcgctcccagcccaggccaccgGAGTCCCAACCTCATAGGCTGGCCCTCATGCCCATCACAGATTCCGGGAGGTGCGGCCGGGGCAGTGGCAGGCAATTGGCTGGCTCGGGCGGAGATGGACAGCTGAGGGTGGCTGAGCGCCCCGCGATCCCGCCAGGCAGCGGGTGCGGAGCTTGCGGCGGCCGGCGCGCAGCCCTGACCCAGGCTATGCGGGTAGTGGGGCAGGTGTGCCGAGGTAGGAGCCCGAGCTCCGGCTGCACGCGCCTCGCCCTACCGTCGCGCTGCCGTTGCAGCTCCCTCGAGCGCCTGGCCTCCCTGTGGCTTGCCGCAGCCGGCGTGTCCCGCAGCCGCGGAGTCGCGGGCCCCGGGCGCTgcctgcaggggcggggccggagcgCGGTCCAGAGGCCTGACGTCACCCCCGGCCGCGGCTCTGCGGCTCACCTGCAGTGGGGGAGGGTGCAGCTCCGCCCCTGCGCCCGTGCTGCCCGGGGGCCCGGGCTGCGGTCAGCGCTCGGACGCGGTGCGGGCACCTCGGACGCGGCGGGGGCGCCGAGCGCCGGAGAGCCGCCGCCGCAGTTTTGGGGTGTCAGCGAgcaggcagagctgagattcCAGAAGAGGGAGAGCGAACCGGCATTGGCGAGGagacttggggaaaaaaaaaaaaaaagactccctgCAGCTCATTTATTCCTTCgtccatttactcattcattcgttcatcGGCTCTCCCTACGCGAGAGGGGCTGTGAGGGGTTCGCCGGCTTCCTGAAGTGCTGTGCTAAGcccctggcgggggggggggggggggggatgagctTTTAGGAGGCCCTAGGGAACATCTGAGACCTAgaaaaagaagggggaaaaatgGCTCCAAAATTAAGGGAGgaaactggggaaaaaaaaatcgaagttgataaatatttaatgaaatgtctgaaaatgaAGCCAACTGCAACATAACTCACATAATTATATATGCATGAATAGGGTAGCGTTTAAGTAGCACCAACAAGATGATCGGTTCTCTCAGGAACTGGAAATTATCAAAATCCTTCCGGAAAACTCACAGCGAGACCACGTTATTTAATATCAGATATCGGCGCATTTTCATATGTGCGGTAGGCCTAGGAAACTTCCtatctggtttaaaaaaaaaaaaagtgaataaaaaaaaaaaaaaaaacgaaaaaggCAGGAAGTgataaggttggtggaattcagaGAAGGCCCCAGGCAGCTAGCACAGTGCAGAGTCCTGAGGAAGTCAGGCCCGTGTTGTCCTTTGTCCGCCTGCAtctggtcccctcccccacctgccaccTGGGTCGCGGCCCTAGTCCAGGTGTCCTCAGACTTGACCCCATGAGGAGGTATGTCTTCTTATGCAGTCTGCAAATGGGGTGCAAGTTAACTGGATGAGACAGGTAAACAACATttctcttgagtttttttttaatgcgtTTAGAGAAGGCACCGAAGTCCTGTCTGAATGCAGTACCCGGTGCTTACAGCATCCACACCCAAGTGGCCCCATCAGCCGCGGAGTCAGTGGCTACCCATACTTTTCAACTCAGCGGACCATCAGAAGAGAAGGGCAGGAAGTTCACCAGAATTTACATCACGGAGATGTTGCTCTTAATGAGAAATCAATAATCAAGAGAACGGCCCCAAACCAGCACTTGGGTTCTAGATCTTCAACTCTTTGCTGGACGGCTACACCTGGATGGGAGGAAGATTGGCAAAACCTGTTCTTCCTAGCTCTTCTTCATCTCTCCACTCAAGCTCGCTCTTCCCGCCTTCCCCGTGTCTGCTAATGAGACCAGCCCCGAATTCTCTGCTTCCTCCCCCCTATCATCCAGTCCCATTCCAGCTAGCTAGTCGCTGCCATGTTGATGAGGAAAGTACCAGACTGACAATCGGGTAGACCTGGCTTTGAATCCAACGCTGCCATTTCCTAGGTATTTAACCTTTGACAAATGACTTAACCTCATTGCTAAAAGGAAGATGGAAATATGTACTTCAAGGGCTCCCTTAACGATTAAGTAGCATgatcatttatttgaataaatagatcgaaacttatcttttattccaGTGTGCAAGTTTATTAGCCAAGAGTGAGAGATCCTCCTCTCCACAGTAATTTCTGCTGGTGATCAAGGCTGCTTTCACCCCAGAAGAAAAAGTTCACAGACCATTGTTTTGCTGGGCCTAGGTCAGAAGTCCAAAGCCGTTCCCTTGGGTCTGGTGCCAGCCCATGAACTTGTTTTGTTCCATCCGTAGAGGACTGAtatgcagcatttttttttttttaaatttgaatgaaTTCCAACATGTAAAAATCAAGAGCTCTCCAATGTccttagccattagggaaatacaaatcaaacccACAAGGAGATCCCACTTCACACCCACTAGAACATCCACAGGCCAAAAAGCAGGACGATAACACATGTGCGTGAGGATACAGATACACAGGAATCCTCCCTCCGTCGTTGCTGGCGGGAGTGCAAAAATGGCACAGCAACTTTGAAAGATAGATTGGCAGTTTCATAAAAAGCTAGACATATTGTGTGGTTTTGACTACCATGAAAAAATTAAGTTACACATAAATGTAGCATGAGATCCTACAATCCTACCCTAGGGtatccatcaaaaaaaaaaaaaaaatgtggacacAAAGATTTGCACACAAATGTCAAGAGCACTGTTTTTCATTATAGCCAGAAGAGGGAAAATGGGTGAGCACAAGTGGTATATCATACAATAGAACACCATCCAGCAAGGCAAAGGGACCAACCACACAGATGCAATAGCACAGACGAAACTAGAAACCATACTCAGTGACAGAAGCCACTTGCAAGAGGACACACAGGAATCACCCCATTTAGGGGAAGCACCCCTTAAAGGCAAAGCACCAGAGGCAGGAAGTGGAAGGGTGGTCACCTCGGGTGAGGACTGGGGTGAAGGAGGAGGACAACACAGGCATTAACAGGAAATGGACACAAGATATCTTTCTGGATGGATGAAAAGTCTCTAAAACTGATATACAGTGATAGTTGCACAACTTGGTAcatgtactaaaaaaaaaaaatcattgaactgTACTCTGGGAATTACGTAAGGATGCAAACTATTCCTcaatggttatttttaaaaatcaagaaaaaagaactaTCGCAAGGAAATCCAGATTTGCAACTTCCCTTGAAAACTGGAAGATCTGGAAATTCAGCAGCAACTTGATGCCTTAGCCACTGCTCATTTTTAGACAGAGCAAGTGCTCTCCTGGCTGCCCCAGTCGCCACCACTCCCTATTATCTCTTACAGCTGACCTGACTCACTCAGGGAGGTTATTAATATTCCTGGTCTTTAAGACACGCATTTGAATTTTCAAACCCTGTCATGCCTGTTGACTTGTAAGCTCAACCCCAAGTGATGAGGAAAAGGGTGGTAGTTTTGAGTTGACAAGCTGTTTCCCTGACAGTGGTGACACAGTGGGAGGTTTGGGGTGTCTGTGAGGCAGGACCCcctttaggaatatgattcttgcAGGTGGTGGAACCCCAGGGCATGGACCCCTGCACAGGCATCCACAGCCCACCCAGGACAATAGTACCTGACCAACATGAAAATCCAGTGGCCAACTGTGGTGTCTTGAAAGCAAAGGATGTATATAAACACAAAGATTCCAATAAAGTTGAGAAAGAAGGAATCTTCCAGAATTTTCCTGGGCCACTTATGTTTGGGAGTTCTGGAAAAATCCATAAGTAAGGATTcccaaaaaattacaaatttagCATTTCTCATCAACCAGTTAAGATTTGATTTAGAAAAATGAAGGTATAATAATCCTTGCAGTCTAGGATCCTATAGCAAGCCTCACCTGTGACACATTTTTGCCatattatagatttatttatttatttgagcagcagaatgtcagagagagggagagagggagacagaaagaggatcttccatctgctggttcactccctaaataactgcaacagccaaggctgggccatgccaagcaaagaacccagaactccatcagggtcttccacatcggtggcaggggccaagtacttgggccattatccactgtcttcccaggcacattaacaagaatactggatcagaactggagcagctaggactcaaagcagtcattctgatatgggatgctgtgtcacaagcagcagcttcatccactgagccacaatgtctgccccgaCAGACACAGCTTGCCAAGTGTCGTTTATGTCTAGGGACCGTGCCAGGTGTTGCAGAAATGCTTGTAAATAACAGAGACAcggtccctgccctccaggagcaTACAGTCTATTGGGAAATATAAGCACATCAGTGGATCACTGTAATAGAGCAGGGGTTCTTAATCTGAATCCACAGAAAACGGAAGTGCTTTAAGCATTCTGGAAAACCTCTGAAATGCTGTGGGAAATCAGTTGTGTGCTTCTTCTAGGGAGGGGATCTGCCACTTGGAGTGACAAGACCAGGTTTTCACTTGAGAAGGATCATCCTGGCCCTACAGTGAGGAATGGGCTGAAGGCTGCCACCCGCCATCCAGTCAAGAGGTGATGGCCACTCAGACTAAGCAGCCTGGAGAGATGCGCTCAGGCTGTGCACACTGCCCTTGCTAGgatgaagatggctcaagtgcctaccatcctggggctggcgctgtggcgtagcgggtaaagttgccgcctgtagtgccggcatcccatatgggtgctggttcaagtccctgctgctccacttccaatccagctctctgctatggcctgggaaagcagtagaagatggcccaagtccttgggcccctgcacccatgtgggagtctcagaagaagctcctggctcctggtgggcacagctctagccattgcggccaattggggagtgaaccatcggatggaagacctatttctctctctgcctctgcctgtctgtaactctgcatttcaaataaataaacacacctttaagttaaaaaaaaaaaaaaaaagtgcctacCATCCTTTAGAGtccctagcacagtgcctgactcGTTACACATtgatttccttcctcctttttatgTTCTCCTAGGCAAAAAACAGTCCCACCCCATATCCTGCGTACACATTCATAAAaacaactaagaaaaaaaatccttatgcTCTTTCTTCTCCATCCCTGTATTGCCATTAAGATCAatgctgtggggccagtgctgtggcgtggtgggtaaagccactgcctgcagtgctggcatcccattcggacgccggttcaagtcccagctgctccacttctgatccagctttctgctatgacctgggaaagcagaagatggcctaagttcttgggtcccacatgggagactcagaagaagctcctgcctcctgcctttgaatcagcccagctccggccattgcagccatttggggagtaaaacagcagatggaagacccccccaccccaactctgcctttcaaataaataaataaatcttaaaaaaaaaagaccaatgcTGTCCAACAGAAATAGAATATGATCCAGCAATGCCAGCTACATTTGTAACATAGAACTTTCTAATAACCACCTCTAAAAACTAGAAACACATCATTCACAGAGCTTTTGATCACATATAACCAAATATGGAGAGATTACATTTCAACATGTAACCAACGAACAAGCATTCATAGAATGTTtcacattcctttcttttttctcgcCAAGTATTCAAAATCCAGTGTGTGTTTTACACTTCCAGAATCCATCGACTCAGACTAGCCACATTTTAAGTACTCAGCATTTACATGTGGACATGAATAGGACAGCATAGCACTACCCTGTGGACTCCTAGTGGGTAGGGCCAGCCTGTATTCCCTAAGAAGTAAGTCAGAGCTTAGCAAATAGTAGAAGTTCAATAAGTGCTTGTTAGATGGAAAGATgggaggatgggtgggtgggtgggtgggtggatgagcgAGGAAGGGATCCCCTCTAGCTTTGGGGACAAGGCTAATCAAACTCAGCCAGAGTCTGGAATACATGTTGTACCTTCTGATACCAAAGCCAGCAGACATCAGGGAGCCCCCAAAACTTCCAGAATAATTCCCTTGGTCAATATTTGagaaacagataaagagagaaatgagCAGAAGAGATGAAAGAGTAACCTCTGCAAAGAATGTTAGCAAGGTGGTAACAGCGATTGGCTGCAATGTTGGCAAATAACAAACAATAGCCAAATTCATTAGAGGACCCAGGTCGTCACCATCCTAGTATGAGTGGCTGCAGAAGGAGGAACAAGTCAGAGAGAGGGCTCAGGCAACTGAGAAATCTGAAGTCGGGCCAATGGGTCAATAGATTATAGAgttgtttggggctggcgctgtggcatagcaggtgaagctgccgcctgcagtgccggcatcccatatgggtgccagttctagtcctggctgctctacttctgatccagctctctgctgtggcccaggagtgcagtggaggatggcccaagtccttgtgcccctgcacccacatgggagaccaggaagaagctcctggctcctggcttcgtattggcacagctctggccgttgtggccaattggggagtaaaccattggatggaagacctctctctctctctctctctctctctctctctgcctctccttctctctgtgtaactccgactttcaaataaataaataactctttaaaaataaaaagaaaagaaaatagggtTGTTCTCGGTTTCTGCTCTTCCGCTGGCAGACCAGGCTGGAGGGACAGGGGAGCCATTGGTTGTACAGAGGGCCCAAGTGTGACACCAAGCCTGGCACAGCACCGCTGCCATCTCCTCTTCGAGGACAGAGCTGGTTTGCTTTTCTTTGCATCAGTCCTACATAATGTGTtgtgttttaggaaaaaaatcaagaaattgcCCTGGATTTGCTGAAAATAGATATGAGTCTtcaggtcaaaaaaaaaaaaaaaaaagtgtgtaggcctctcattggaggttgctttaaaaatctgaatcagtcacattttaaaatttttattattatcattgttcttattgttattattatttgaaaggcagagtgacagaaagtgagggagacacagagagagatcttccattggctggctcaCTGTCCAAATGACCATGATTGTCGGGGtcggccaggatgaagccaggagccagaaacaccatCCTTGtcttccaacatgggtgcaggggcccaggctgctttcccaggtacactagcagagagctggatcggaaatggagcagccaggactcaaaccagtgctccagtatgggaggcTGGAGTTGCTGCCAGGCTACGACGCCAGTCAATTCTTTTCTCGTTTAAAATATCCTGTGTG from Lepus europaeus isolate LE1 chromosome 18, mLepTim1.pri, whole genome shotgun sequence encodes the following:
- the LOC133746876 gene encoding basic proline-rich protein-like, translating into MLGICPSPAQPSPAPASTAAILAGAAEAPSSGDNGSRRRPRLPTPRHPGSGSFLRPRCPGRPGRGPPAFPGRIRPPGAHKSPPPTPALRSPHSSGLPGARGVTPQLQRGERGHRGEPSHNKGIPRRPPTLPPAARRQRAPATFPAAAARGRPHAPRALPPRRPRRPALPGAPSPPSPKAPAPVRPALGEPLSHARGARPGLAHHPAALPGRRPHTPGSHTGTLAWAADSHTPRTPGNTPQGSPCRTRGP